From the Leptolyngbya sp. O-77 genome, one window contains:
- the dapA gene encoding 4-hydroxy-tetrahydrodipicolinate synthase has translation MTMFGRVITAMVTPFTSDDEVDYAAAEALTDYLVTHGSDGLVVCGTTGESPTLSWDEEYQLFQVVQKAAAGRAKILAGTGSNSTKEAIAATQKAEKLGLDGSLQVVPYYNKPPQEGLYQHFRAIAEACPDLAIMLYNIPGRTGQNLSAETIVRLSELPNVVAVKEASGNLDQVSQIRRSTPMSFGIYAGDDSLTLPMLSIGGQGVVSVASHLVGLSLQEMIQSYEQGQVQHAIQLHLKLFPLFKALFVTTNPIPIKAALRLQGWKVGDARLPLADDLEATEFLLSQVMSDLHLVPKA, from the coding sequence ATGACCATGTTTGGACGAGTCATTACGGCCATGGTGACACCCTTTACCTCGGATGACGAGGTAGACTATGCCGCCGCCGAAGCCCTGACTGATTACCTCGTCACCCACGGCAGCGATGGGCTGGTTGTGTGCGGCACCACGGGCGAATCGCCAACATTAAGCTGGGATGAAGAGTATCAACTGTTTCAAGTCGTGCAGAAAGCGGCGGCTGGACGCGCTAAGATATTAGCGGGAACCGGATCGAACTCTACCAAAGAGGCGATCGCCGCCACTCAGAAAGCTGAAAAGCTCGGTTTAGATGGGTCGCTCCAAGTCGTCCCGTACTACAACAAGCCGCCCCAGGAAGGGTTGTATCAGCACTTTCGGGCAATTGCCGAGGCCTGCCCCGATCTGGCAATCATGTTGTACAACATTCCGGGACGAACAGGGCAAAATCTCTCTGCTGAAACCATTGTTCGGCTTTCCGAACTGCCTAACGTGGTTGCAGTTAAGGAGGCAAGTGGTAATCTTGACCAAGTGAGCCAGATTCGGCGCTCTACCCCGATGTCCTTCGGTATTTACGCTGGCGATGATTCTCTAACATTGCCTATGCTGTCGATAGGGGGGCAGGGTGTGGTCAGCGTTGCTAGCCATTTAGTGGGTCTGAGTCTCCAAGAGATGATTCAATCCTACGAGCAAGGGCAGGTTCAGCACGCAATCCAGCTCCATCTCAAACTCTTTCCACTGTTTAAGGCGCTGTTTGTGACTACAAACCCAATTCCGATCAAGGCTGCACTCAGGCTCCAGGGTTGGAAAGTTGGCGATGCTCGGTTACCATTGGCGGATGACCTAGAGGCAACGGAGTTTTTGCTGAGCCAGGTGATGTCAGACTTGCATCTAGTTCCAAAAGCATAA